In a single window of the Hymenobacter sp. YIM 151858-1 genome:
- a CDS encoding efflux RND transporter permease subunit — protein sequence MLDKIIRFALQNRLLALAFAAALIVAGLFTARDLPVDVLPDLDRPRVTVFLESPGMAPEEVEALVTLPVETALNGATGVAAVRSNSAIGLGMVFVEFNYGTDIFTARQIVSEKLQTVGEQLPQGVSPVLGPISSVMGQIMLVGMTSSGQTSNADLRTLADYTVRQRLLSIPGVAQVIPIGGDTRQYQVLVDLNRLNASGLTINQVEEALRQSNLNTTGNFFDRQGSEVLIRNLGRLRSVEEIENIVVGYREGSPITVAQVATVQFGARFKRGDGSVNGKPAVILSIEKQPSAATVDLTQRVEAALRGLQPSLPKDVQFNSRLFKQSEFIESSITNVEEALRDGAILVVIVLFAFLLNVRTTFISLVAIPLSLLVTALVFRFAGISINTMTLGGLAIAIGELVDDAIVDVENVYRRLRENRHLPNSKPALQVVYAASSEVRNSIVYATIIVVLVFLPLFALEGMEGRIFAPLGIAYITSIVASLFVSLTVTPVLCYYLLPRMKQMSHAETDGPLVRWLKRKDTRLLDWGLKHPRWVLSATAALFIAAAAMVPFFGTEFLPPFNEGSLTVNFSAPAGTSLTESNKLGTIGEQLMLEVPEVAYTARRTGRAELDEHAESVNNSEIEVAFKSQDELEKEGREMRGRDEILADLRQRLSLIKGVNVNIGQPISHRLDHLLSGVRAQVAIKLFGNDLLELRRYAAQVRDAAATVPGVVDLQVEKQVQIPQLLIRPRDQALRAYGMQRGEVVQDLQTLFQGSVVSQMLNGQQRFDLVVKLPEEQRNDLQAIANTRVETPAGGFVPVSAIADISYEPGPNTINHENTQRRITISLNVAERDLGSTVQEIQQRVREQVQLPSGYYLTYGGQFESQQSASQKILWLSLFSLAGIFLVLYSHFKSPRMVLQVMLNIPLALIGSVVAVLLTGGTFSIASMVGFITLTGIASRNGIMMISHYIHLVEHEGEQFGKPMIIRGSLERLVPVLMTALVAALALIPLTLAKDAPGKEILYPVATVILGGLLSSTFLDIIVTPVVFWLVGEKALAEYFASYRAASLQVQPAVIDAPPFTAPAGQGPAATSSAS from the coding sequence ATGCTCGATAAAATCATTCGTTTTGCGCTGCAGAACCGCCTGCTGGCGTTGGCCTTCGCGGCGGCGCTCATCGTGGCAGGACTGTTCACGGCCCGCGACCTGCCGGTGGACGTACTGCCCGACCTCGACCGCCCTAGGGTAACGGTATTCCTGGAGTCGCCGGGCATGGCGCCCGAAGAAGTGGAAGCCCTGGTGACCTTGCCGGTAGAGACGGCCCTGAACGGAGCCACCGGCGTAGCCGCCGTGCGCTCCAACTCGGCTATTGGCCTCGGGATGGTATTCGTAGAGTTCAACTACGGCACCGACATCTTCACCGCCCGGCAGATTGTGTCGGAGAAGCTACAAACGGTGGGCGAACAGCTGCCGCAGGGCGTTTCGCCGGTGCTTGGTCCTATTTCCTCCGTGATGGGCCAGATCATGCTCGTGGGCATGACCAGCAGCGGGCAAACTTCCAATGCCGATCTGCGCACCCTCGCCGATTACACCGTGCGTCAGCGCCTGCTTTCCATTCCGGGGGTAGCGCAGGTGATTCCTATCGGCGGCGACACCCGCCAGTACCAAGTGCTCGTGGACCTGAACCGCCTTAACGCCTCGGGGCTCACCATCAACCAGGTAGAAGAAGCCCTGCGCCAGTCTAACCTGAACACTACCGGCAACTTCTTCGACCGGCAGGGCTCCGAAGTGCTCATCCGCAACCTGGGCCGACTGCGCTCGGTCGAGGAAATCGAGAACATCGTGGTCGGCTACCGCGAAGGCTCGCCCATCACTGTGGCGCAAGTGGCTACGGTGCAGTTCGGGGCCCGCTTTAAGCGCGGCGACGGCAGCGTAAACGGTAAGCCGGCCGTGATTCTGAGCATCGAGAAGCAGCCCAGCGCCGCCACCGTCGACCTTACCCAGCGCGTGGAAGCCGCATTGCGCGGCTTGCAGCCCTCACTGCCCAAAGACGTGCAATTCAACTCGCGCCTGTTTAAGCAATCAGAGTTTATCGAGTCGAGCATCACCAACGTGGAAGAAGCCTTGCGCGACGGGGCCATCCTGGTGGTCATCGTGCTGTTTGCCTTCCTGCTGAACGTACGCACCACGTTCATCTCGCTGGTAGCCATTCCGTTGTCCTTGCTGGTAACAGCGCTGGTGTTTCGCTTCGCCGGCATCAGCATCAACACCATGACCCTAGGGGGCTTGGCCATTGCAATCGGCGAGCTGGTCGACGACGCCATCGTGGACGTGGAAAACGTGTACCGGCGCCTGCGCGAAAACCGGCACTTGCCAAATTCAAAGCCAGCCTTGCAGGTCGTGTACGCGGCCTCCTCGGAGGTGCGCAATTCCATCGTGTACGCCACCATCATCGTGGTGCTGGTGTTCCTGCCCCTGTTCGCGCTGGAGGGCATGGAAGGCCGCATTTTCGCGCCGCTGGGCATCGCCTACATCACCAGCATTGTGGCGTCGCTGTTCGTTTCGCTTACCGTTACGCCGGTGCTCTGCTACTACCTGCTGCCTCGCATGAAGCAGATGAGCCACGCCGAAACCGACGGGCCGCTGGTGCGCTGGCTGAAGCGCAAAGACACCCGACTGCTTGATTGGGGCTTGAAGCACCCGCGCTGGGTACTGTCCGCTACGGCGGCCCTGTTCATCGCGGCGGCGGCCATGGTCCCGTTTTTCGGCACCGAGTTTCTGCCGCCCTTCAACGAAGGCTCGCTCACGGTCAACTTCTCGGCTCCGGCGGGCACCTCGCTTACCGAATCGAACAAGCTAGGTACCATTGGCGAACAACTGATGCTGGAGGTGCCGGAAGTGGCCTACACCGCCCGGCGTACCGGCCGCGCCGAGCTCGACGAGCACGCCGAATCGGTAAACAACTCCGAAATCGAGGTGGCTTTCAAGTCGCAAGATGAGCTGGAGAAAGAAGGCCGCGAGATGCGCGGCCGCGACGAAATTCTAGCCGATTTGCGCCAGCGCCTGAGCTTGATTAAAGGCGTAAACGTCAACATCGGCCAGCCCATCTCCCACCGCCTCGACCACTTGCTCTCCGGGGTGCGGGCGCAGGTGGCCATCAAGCTCTTCGGCAACGACCTGCTGGAGCTGCGCCGCTACGCCGCCCAGGTGCGCGACGCCGCGGCCACCGTGCCGGGCGTGGTAGACCTGCAGGTAGAAAAACAGGTGCAGATACCGCAGCTGCTCATCCGCCCGCGCGACCAGGCCCTGCGTGCCTACGGCATGCAGCGCGGTGAGGTGGTGCAGGACCTGCAGACGCTGTTTCAAGGCTCCGTTGTGTCGCAGATGCTCAACGGGCAGCAGCGTTTCGACCTGGTGGTGAAGCTGCCCGAAGAGCAGCGCAACGACCTGCAGGCCATTGCCAACACGCGCGTGGAAACGCCGGCCGGGGGCTTCGTGCCCGTCAGCGCCATCGCCGACATCAGCTACGAGCCGGGTCCGAACACCATCAACCACGAAAACACCCAGCGCCGCATTACTATTTCGCTTAACGTGGCCGAGCGCGACCTGGGCTCGACGGTGCAGGAAATCCAGCAGCGGGTGCGCGAGCAAGTACAACTGCCCAGCGGCTACTACCTTACCTACGGCGGGCAGTTTGAAAGCCAGCAGTCGGCTTCGCAGAAGATCCTGTGGCTGAGCTTGTTTTCCCTGGCGGGCATCTTTCTGGTGCTTTACTCGCACTTCAAGTCCCCGCGCATGGTGCTGCAGGTTATGCTTAACATTCCATTAGCCTTAATTGGCTCGGTAGTGGCGGTGTTGCTCACCGGAGGCACGTTCAGCATTGCCTCAATGGTGGGCTTTATCACGCTTACGGGCATTGCCTCGCGCAACGGCATCATGATGATTTCGCACTACATCCACCTGGTGGAGCACGAAGGCGAACAGTTCGGTAAGCCCATGATCATCCGGGGCTCTTTGGAACGGCTCGTTCCGGTGCTGATGACGGCATTGGTGGCTGCCCTGGCCTTGATACCGCTAACGTTGGCTAAGGACGCGCCGGGCAAGGAAATCCTTTATCCGGTTGCTACGGTTATCCTCGGCGGGCTGCTTTCCTCAACCTTCCTTGACATCATCGTCACGCCCGTAGTATTCTGGCTGGTGGGAGAAAAAGCCTTGGCCGAGTATTTCGCCAGTTACCGCGCAGCAAGTCTGCAGGTGCAGCCTGCTGTAATCGACGCACCTCCATTTACCGCCCCTGCTGGTCAAGGGCCCGCAGCTACTTCCTCGGCTAGCTAA
- a CDS encoding efflux RND transporter periplasmic adaptor subunit codes for MKTPRKLLAAAAAATAVLAVALPPPASLWAHDGEDHGTTVAKSSAAASAPDEVALPKESQFLFKVRTSLATFSAFTTQATLYGTVAPASGGEGRAVAPQTGRLVSLPVQVGQQVRAGQVLAVLDQTLAAPEQIGLATERANAQAELRAAERDYARLKSIEDIAARKDVVNAELRLRQARQNAAILNNQGQQRRVTITSPISGTVDNFSLTVGQQVNQGDELLRVLNPGKLQVQAQVFPQDLGSVTPDAQFRIEGLQGQQGSVPAKVVSFSNVVNPVNQARQLILAVDGASSVLIRPGQAVNVQVISRSRGAKQLTVPTSAVTDLNGKPVVYVHTAPEVFKVRYVQTGTANAQQTTVLAGLSENDRVVTQGTYQLKSIYLNQ; via the coding sequence ATGAAAACCCCGCGTAAGCTACTTGCCGCGGCGGCCGCGGCCACCGCCGTGCTGGCTGTGGCGCTGCCCCCGCCGGCCTCGTTGTGGGCGCACGACGGCGAAGACCACGGTACCACCGTGGCTAAGTCGTCGGCCGCCGCCAGTGCCCCCGACGAGGTGGCGTTGCCTAAGGAAAGCCAGTTCCTATTCAAGGTGCGCACCAGCCTGGCCACCTTTTCCGCTTTCACCACCCAGGCCACTCTTTACGGCACGGTAGCGCCAGCCAGCGGCGGCGAAGGCCGCGCCGTGGCGCCGCAAACCGGCCGGCTCGTTAGTCTGCCCGTGCAGGTGGGCCAGCAGGTGCGCGCCGGGCAGGTGTTGGCCGTGCTCGACCAGACGCTGGCAGCACCCGAGCAAATTGGCCTGGCCACCGAGCGCGCCAACGCCCAGGCCGAGCTACGGGCCGCCGAGCGCGACTACGCCCGCCTGAAAAGCATCGAGGACATTGCCGCCCGCAAAGACGTCGTCAACGCCGAGCTGCGGCTGCGCCAGGCGCGCCAGAACGCGGCCATTCTGAACAACCAAGGCCAGCAGCGGCGGGTAACCATCACGTCGCCCATCAGCGGCACCGTCGACAACTTCTCCCTAACCGTGGGTCAGCAGGTAAACCAGGGCGACGAGCTGCTGCGCGTGCTCAATCCTGGCAAGCTGCAGGTGCAGGCGCAAGTGTTTCCTCAGGACCTAGGCAGCGTCACGCCCGACGCGCAGTTTCGCATCGAGGGCTTGCAAGGGCAGCAGGGCAGCGTGCCGGCAAAGGTTGTATCGTTCAGCAACGTGGTCAACCCCGTGAACCAAGCGCGCCAGCTGATTCTGGCCGTGGATGGCGCCAGCAGCGTGCTGATCCGCCCGGGGCAGGCCGTAAACGTGCAGGTCATCAGTCGCAGCCGGGGGGCCAAGCAACTTACAGTGCCGACCTCGGCCGTTACCGACCTCAACGGCAAGCCAGTGGTGTACGTGCACACGGCCCCGGAAGTCTTTAAGGTGCGCTACGTGCAAACCGGCACCGCCAACGCCCAGCAGACAACCGTTCTGGCCGGCCTCAGCGAAAACGACCGGGTTGTTACGCAAGGCACCTACCAGCTTAAATCCATCTACCTCAACCAATAA
- a CDS encoding heavy metal-binding domain-containing protein has product MKLIPYLVGAMLLTAPLSLSAQHSHGQTHKAAGETHAHSAPHGGIVRTAGKYHVELVLKNGLMTAYLLDDKEQVLPNKGLTGTAMVLHGGKTTTVKLAPFGADQLRAALPAGAPPTTAILTLRRGSETINARYDKLASTSARAKAIGYVCPMGCTGSESTKPGKCPTCGMDLAKKS; this is encoded by the coding sequence ATGAAACTCATTCCCTACCTGGTGGGAGCCATGCTGCTGACCGCCCCGCTTTCCCTCTCCGCTCAGCACTCGCACGGCCAAACGCATAAGGCCGCCGGAGAAACCCACGCCCACAGCGCCCCGCACGGGGGCATCGTGCGCACGGCGGGCAAGTACCACGTGGAGCTGGTGCTTAAGAACGGCCTGATGACGGCCTACCTGCTCGACGACAAGGAGCAGGTACTGCCCAACAAAGGCCTGACCGGCACGGCCATGGTGCTGCACGGAGGCAAGACCACCACCGTGAAGTTGGCTCCCTTTGGCGCTGACCAGTTGCGCGCTGCCTTGCCCGCCGGGGCCCCGCCCACCACGGCTATTCTGACCCTGCGCCGGGGTAGCGAAACCATCAACGCCCGCTACGACAAGCTCGCCAGCACCAGCGCCAGGGCCAAAGCCATCGGCTACGTGTGCCCGATGGGCTGCACAGGCAGCGAAAGCACCAAGCCTGGCAAGTGCCCGACTTGCGGCATGGACCTGGCGAAGAAATCCTAA
- a CDS encoding FixH family protein, which yields MKRLLLPVTLLATLTWMTTACSSNDASTSSGTPTDVAADGHQHAAGESHNTHAAGAEHSGGHIYSCPMHPEVTSDQPGTCPKCGMKLEHTDGAAGDGKTYQMNLTTTPAQPAAGQPVTLSFQPQVTGNEQAPVPLAVVHEKKMHLIIVSKDLSEFYHEHPDFKASGRYDVPFTFKTGGTYLLYQDYQPQGGTHQLGRQTLQVSGPTRPAVKFTNDQLRWQKNGYTADLAFDKTVKVGQPLAVGVTVNRGGKPVTDLDNYLGALGHMVVLSEDGTQYLHVHPEDQADKGPRIGFHTTFEKPGRYRVFLQFNHAGAIQTADFTVNVAPTAA from the coding sequence ATGAAGCGTCTTCTGTTGCCAGTTACGCTACTGGCTACTCTTACTTGGATGACTACCGCATGCTCCTCAAACGATGCCTCTACTTCGAGCGGCACTCCGACGGATGTGGCTGCCGACGGGCACCAGCACGCAGCCGGTGAAAGCCACAACACGCATGCCGCCGGGGCCGAGCACAGCGGCGGCCACATCTACTCCTGCCCCATGCACCCCGAAGTAACCAGCGACCAACCCGGCACCTGCCCCAAGTGCGGCATGAAGCTGGAACACACCGACGGGGCCGCGGGTGACGGCAAAACTTACCAAATGAACCTGACGACCACGCCGGCGCAACCGGCCGCCGGCCAACCGGTCACGTTGTCGTTTCAGCCGCAGGTGACTGGCAACGAGCAAGCCCCCGTGCCGCTGGCCGTCGTGCACGAGAAAAAGATGCACCTGATCATCGTCTCCAAAGACCTCTCGGAGTTCTACCACGAACACCCCGATTTCAAAGCCTCGGGCCGCTACGATGTGCCCTTCACGTTTAAAACCGGCGGCACGTACCTACTCTACCAGGACTACCAGCCTCAAGGCGGCACGCACCAACTCGGCCGGCAAACCCTGCAGGTCAGCGGCCCGACGCGTCCGGCCGTGAAGTTCACCAATGATCAGCTGCGTTGGCAAAAGAACGGCTACACCGCCGACCTCGCCTTCGACAAAACCGTGAAAGTGGGTCAGCCGCTGGCCGTGGGCGTCACCGTGAACCGCGGTGGTAAGCCTGTGACCGACTTGGATAACTACCTCGGCGCCCTAGGGCACATGGTGGTGCTGAGCGAAGACGGCACGCAATACCTCCACGTGCACCCCGAAGACCAAGCAGATAAGGGTCCGCGCATCGGATTTCACACCACCTTCGAGAAGCCAGGCCGGTACCGGGTATTCCTGCAATTCAATCACGCGGGTGCTATTCAGACCGCCGATTTCACTGTGAATGTGGCCCCAACGGCTGCCTGA